The Cyanobacteriota bacterium DNA segment TTGTACGGCTGGTGTGGAGTTAGATATTGGCTTCCCTGGGTTAAAAACCCTATTTTCTGGTGAGTCAATCTTTTGGTTGCGGCTGACGGGTAATGGCATTGCTCTGCTCAGTTCCTTTGGTGGTGTTTATGAAGTGGATGTTAATGGGGAATACATTGTGGACACGGGCCACATTGTGGCCTTTGAAAAGAGCCTAGATTTCTCGATCGGCAAGGCTAACAAGTCTTGGCTAGGTGCATTTCTCGGTGGCGAAGGGTTTGTCTGTCGTTTTCGCGGCAGGGGTAAGCTGTATTGCCAAACCCACAACGCCGGTGCATTTGGATTACTGGTAGGCCCCAAATTACCCCCTCGGTAGAAATAAATCATGAATGCTCAGCCCTGTGGCACAAGAACTAGCGCTACATGGGCACAGCATAGGACGGTTAATACAGAACTAGTACCAACAACCAACAGCGAAAAACCAATGGCAGACTATACTTATGAGATCGAACATGCACCTTCATTTGCCTCGTTGAAGGTGAGACTCAAAGCTGACCAAACCTTGATGGTGGAGTCTGGGGCCATGGCAGCAATGGATTCACACATTAAAATGAAATCCAAGATGAAAGGGGGTCTCATGAAGGGGCTAGCCCGCATGGT contains these protein-coding regions:
- a CDS encoding TIGR00266 family protein — translated: CTAGVELDIGFPGLKTLFSGESIFWLRLTGNGIALLSSFGGVYEVDVNGEYIVDTGHIVAFEKSLDFSIGKANKSWLGAFLGGEGFVCRFRGRGKLYCQTHNAGAFGLLVGPKLPPR